CGGCAGGCCACCCGGGCCTGACCATGATGGGGTTCATGCAGCCGGGCGACGACGGCCTGTGGCGGTTCCCCGAGTACTCGTACGGCAAGCAGCTGGCCGATCCCCACCCGGGCACCACCTCCTCAGGGAGCCCCGAATGACGAACACCGAGAGCACCGACGTCCTGATCGTGGGCAGTGGCTTCGGCGGCGCGATCGCGGCCTACCACCTGGCGGCCGGCGGCGCGCGGGTCACCGTGCTGGAGCGCGGCCCGTGGCTGGAGGCCAACGACTTCGAGCACGACTTCCTGCTCGGCTCCTCGTACACCCGGATCTTCGACTTCGTGGTCGGCGACGGCATGAGCCTGCTGGGCGGGAACTGCGTCGGCGGCGGCAGCGTGGTGTACTTCGCCGCCATGCCGCGCGCGCCGCGGTTCGTCTTCGACCGCCGGGGCAGCATCGGCCGGCGGATGTGGCCGGCGGCCATCGACCGGGACGTCCTCGACCCGTGGTACGACCGGGTGGTCGAGGCGCTGCCCATCACCCAGCAGGACTGGAACGACGTCACCTACGCGGGCGGCCTGTTCGCCGCCGCCTGCGAGCACGCCGGACGCACCGCCAACCCCGTCCCGGCCGCCATCGACCGGGCGAAGTGCACCAACTGCAACTGGATGATGTCCGGTTGCCGGTTCGACGCCAAGCGCTCGCTGCTGCTGAACTACCTGCCCGCGGCCCTCGCGCACGGTGCCGAGATCCGGCCGCTGCACGAGGTGCAGCACCTCTCCCGCACGGACGGCGGCGGCTACCGGGTGCACTACAACGTCATCGACGACACCGACTACCGGGTGCACGTGGGCAGCGGCACCATCGACGCGAAGATCGTCGTGCTCGCCGCCGGCGCCGGGGCCACCCCGGTGATCCTCCAGCGCTCCGAGGCGACTCTGGGCACCATGCCGCACGCCGTCGGCCGCTACTTCTCCGGCAACGGCGAGCGCCTCAACACGGCCGTGGTGAACGAGGACCGGGCCCGGGACCTGCTGGGGCTCAAGCGTGGCGACGGCCGGGCGTTCCGGGCCAACCAGATCGGCAAGGGCCCGGTCGTGGCGAGTTGGGACAACCTCGACGGCTCGCTGCCGGAGCACTCCCGGTTCTCGCTGGAACAGCTCTACTTCCCCCCGGGGTTCGGCACCATCCTGGCGCAGGTGCCCGACGCCACCGGCCCCAGCTGGTTCGGCGTGGAGAAGAAGGAACTCGTCCGGCAGTGGCAGTCCTGGCTGACCGTCTTCACCATGGTCGAGGACGACAACGAGGGCGTCTTCGGCCCGCCGCCGCCCACCGGCAACGCGGCGCGCATCTCCCAGCAGATGCTCGGGCGCGGCACGATCAGCTACCGGCCGACGGCCAACACCCTGCGCGGCTGGGCCGAGTCGGACGCCGTGGTGAAGGACATCCTGGAGCGTGACGGGCTGGCCCGCGTCATGCCCTGGACCAACGACCTGGTGGGCGCGTACACCGTGCACCCGCTGGCCTCCTGCCGGATCGGC
The genomic region above belongs to Streptomyces sp. 1331.2 and contains:
- a CDS encoding FAD-dependent oxidoreductase; this encodes MTNTESTDVLIVGSGFGGAIAAYHLAAGGARVTVLERGPWLEANDFEHDFLLGSSYTRIFDFVVGDGMSLLGGNCVGGGSVVYFAAMPRAPRFVFDRRGSIGRRMWPAAIDRDVLDPWYDRVVEALPITQQDWNDVTYAGGLFAAACEHAGRTANPVPAAIDRAKCTNCNWMMSGCRFDAKRSLLLNYLPAALAHGAEIRPLHEVQHLSRTDGGGYRVHYNVIDDTDYRVHVGSGTIDAKIVVLAAGAGATPVILQRSEATLGTMPHAVGRYFSGNGERLNTAVVNEDRARDLLGLKRGDGRAFRANQIGKGPVVASWDNLDGSLPEHSRFSLEQLYFPPGFGTILAQVPDATGPSWFGVEKKELVRQWQSWLTVFTMVEDDNEGVFGPPPPTGNAARISQQMLGRGTISYRPTANTLRGWAESDAVVKDILERDGLARVMPWTNDLVGAYTVHPLASCRIGDDPQTSALDDRQELRNHPGIFVTDGSAVPGALTVNPALTISALAERAIPGIVRAAQERGVDVRYGAPSPDGGTSGRRGVQAQLPGLMRR